A single genomic interval of Primulina huaijiensis isolate GDHJ02 chromosome 7, ASM1229523v2, whole genome shotgun sequence harbors:
- the LOC140981314 gene encoding heavy metal-associated isoprenylated plant protein 21-like, which yields MGFLDHISDVFEVTSTRKSKRKPMRTVEIKVKMDCEGCERRIRNAVSSMKGAKSVDVNRKESRVTVNGNVDPKKVLSKVRSTGKAAEMWPYVKYDLTYYPYAPQVYDKKAPPGYVRNVVQAFPSPNAHEEKYAALFSDENVHSCSIM from the exons ATGGGTTTTCTTGATCATATTTCGGATGTATTTGAAGTTACGAGCACAAGAAAAAGCAAGCGCAAGCCAATGAGG ACGGTTGAAATAAAGGTGAAAATGGACTGTGAAGGATGCGAAAGGCGGATTAGAAATGCAGTTTCTTCCATGAAAG GTGCAAAATCAGTGGACGTAAATAGGAAAGAAAGTCGAGTGACGGTGAATGGAAACGTGGATCCGAAGAAGGTGTTGAGCAAAGTGAGGAGCACGGGGAAGGCGGCGGAGATGTGGCCGTACGTAAAGTACGACCTGACATATTACCCTTATGCACCTCAAGTATACGACAAGAAGGCGCCGCCGGGCTATGTAAGAAACGTTGTTCAAGCTTTCCCAAGCCCAAATGCCCATGAAGAGAAGTATGCTGCCCTTTTCAGTGATGAAAATGTCCATTCCTGCTCCATTATGTAA
- the LOC140981765 gene encoding protein THYLAKOID ASSEMBLY 8-like, chloroplastic: MMSFKFSQLAFCEKPQTSTFIHARNTPRIACGLRNGPRKPLWRKRVISTEAIQAVQCLKLAQNSSKLEHVFSTKVSRLLKDDLLATLAELQRQNELDLALEVFDFVRKEVWYAPDLSLFNQMIMMLGKNKMIEMAEQLFVELRNEGLEPDTRTFTEMIGAYFKVGKVNKAMNAYELMKASGCDPDKLALTILIRNLEKAGEGTLSAAIKKECAKYFDYPEKFIEEVERTYPKRKSIILL; encoded by the exons ATGATGAGTTTTAAGTTCTCTCAATTGGCTTTCTGCGAAAAGCCCCAAACTTCCACCTTTATTCACGCACGAAACACACCGAGAATCGCCTGTGGTTTGAGAAATGGGCCACGGAAACCCCTGTGGAGGAAACGGGTGATCTCCACTGAGGCCATTCAAGCAGTTCAGTGCCTGAAATTGGCCCAAAACTCTTCTAAATTGGAGCATGTTTTCAGCACAAAAGTCAGCCGGCTTTTGAAGGATGATTTGTTGGCTACGTTGGCTGAATTGCAGAGGCAAAATGAATTGGATCTAGCCCTCGAG GTCTTTGACTTTGTGAGGAAGGAGGTGTGGTATGCACCGGATTTATCTCTGTTCAACCAAATGATAATGATGTTGGGTAAGAACAAAATGATTGAGATGGCTGAACAGCTCTTTGTGGAGCTGAGGAACGAAGGCTTAGAACCTGACACGAGGACCTTCACCGAGATGATTGGAGCATATTTCAAAGTAGGAAAGGTAAACAAAGCAATGAATGCTTATGAGCTGATGAAGGCTTCAGGTTGCGATCCAGATAAGTTAGCCTTGACCATTTTAATAAGGAATCTTGAAAAGGCTGGTGAGGGAACTCTTTCGGCAGCAATAAAGAAAGAATGTGCTAAGTATTTCGATTACCCTGAGAAATTCATTGAAGAGGTTGAAAGGACATAT CCAAAGCGAAAGTCAATTATCCTTCTGTGA